From Trueperaceae bacterium, a single genomic window includes:
- the pepF gene encoding oligoendopeptidase F, with the protein MAVKTLPSRHEVDAAYTWDLSVLYASEEAYRADLERVAGEVEALAGYRGRLGESAATLASFLELFFGYLETMQRLRNYATLPVSVDQHDQEARRKAGEFAAVAARASQRLAFVRPELLGLGAAKVEEFMREEPGLAYLRRYFERLEVMRPHVRSAEVEELLSGLSEPFGAVGRAYNSLANGDIRFEPARVNGEEYVVERSTYPALKGSRDRAVREAAYLSYKDGFLSFADTLAELYVGRVKQAVYTARARGYADTVAQELEPYEVPRSVLDAVVDTFEAKLPVWHRYWAARRRLLGVERLEEWDVFAPLSRRPMEISYPQAVEMVLEGLAPLGADYVEPLRRGLLEQRWVDVYPNRGKRDGAFCSHAYGCTPQVMMSFVGDLGSLSTLAHELGHAMHDVLMDSAQPLPYTDVSMVAAETASNFNQALVRRHLLARFTEPDERLDVLDEAFGNFHRYFFVMPTLVRFELTVHEAAARGEGLTADKLVGLMRDLFQEGYGEHIRADERVGITWAEFGHLYIPFYTFQYAAGISAAAALAEDVYGGEPGAVDRYLGFLRAGSSLPAIDALRAAGVDLTTPEPIERAFAVLEGHVAELERLAGA; encoded by the coding sequence ATGGCAGTCAAGACGCTCCCCTCACGCCACGAGGTCGATGCCGCCTACACCTGGGACCTCTCCGTGCTCTACGCCAGCGAGGAGGCCTACCGCGCCGACCTGGAGCGCGTCGCCGGCGAGGTCGAGGCCCTGGCCGGCTACCGCGGACGCCTCGGCGAGTCGGCCGCCACGCTCGCCTCGTTCCTCGAGCTGTTCTTCGGCTACCTGGAGACGATGCAGCGGCTCCGCAACTACGCGACGCTGCCGGTCAGCGTCGACCAGCACGACCAGGAGGCCCGTCGCAAGGCCGGCGAGTTCGCCGCCGTGGCGGCTCGGGCGAGCCAGCGCCTGGCCTTCGTGCGCCCCGAGCTGCTGGGGCTCGGCGCCGCGAAGGTAGAGGAGTTCATGCGCGAGGAGCCGGGCCTCGCCTACCTCAGGCGGTACTTCGAGCGGCTCGAGGTGATGCGGCCGCACGTCCGCTCGGCCGAGGTCGAGGAGCTGCTGTCGGGTCTGTCGGAGCCGTTCGGCGCCGTGGGGCGCGCCTACAACAGCCTCGCCAACGGCGACATACGCTTCGAGCCCGCGCGGGTGAACGGCGAGGAGTACGTCGTCGAGCGCAGCACCTACCCGGCCCTCAAGGGCTCGCGCGACCGCGCCGTGCGCGAGGCCGCGTACCTCTCCTACAAGGACGGCTTCCTCTCCTTCGCCGACACGCTCGCCGAGCTCTACGTCGGCCGCGTCAAGCAGGCCGTGTACACGGCGCGGGCGCGCGGCTACGCGGACACCGTGGCCCAGGAGCTCGAGCCGTACGAGGTGCCCCGCAGCGTCCTCGACGCCGTCGTCGACACGTTCGAGGCGAAGCTGCCGGTGTGGCACCGCTACTGGGCGGCGCGCCGCAGGCTGCTGGGCGTCGAGCGCCTCGAGGAGTGGGACGTCTTCGCTCCCCTGTCGCGCCGGCCCATGGAGATCAGCTACCCCCAGGCCGTGGAGATGGTACTCGAGGGCCTGGCGCCGCTCGGCGCCGACTACGTGGAGCCGCTGCGCCGCGGCCTGCTGGAGCAGCGCTGGGTCGACGTCTACCCGAACCGCGGCAAGCGCGACGGTGCCTTCTGCTCGCACGCCTACGGCTGCACGCCCCAGGTGATGATGAGCTTCGTCGGGGACCTGGGTTCGCTGTCGACCCTGGCGCACGAGCTCGGCCACGCGATGCACGACGTCCTCATGGACTCGGCCCAGCCGCTGCCGTACACGGACGTGTCGATGGTCGCGGCCGAGACGGCCTCGAACTTCAACCAGGCGCTGGTGCGCCGCCACCTCCTGGCCCGCTTCACCGAGCCGGACGAGCGCCTCGACGTGCTCGACGAGGCGTTCGGGAACTTCCACCGCTACTTCTTCGTCATGCCCACGCTCGTGCGCTTCGAGCTGACCGTCCACGAGGCGGCGGCACGCGGCGAGGGGCTCACGGCCGACAAGCTCGTGGGCCTGATGCGCGACCTGTTCCAGGAGGGCTACGGCGAGCACATCCGCGCCGACGAGCGCGTGGGGATCACCTGGGCGGAGTTCGGGCACCTGTACATACCGTTCTATACGTTCCAGTACGCGGCGGGGATCTCGGCCGCCGCGGCGCTCGCCGAGGACGTCTACGGGGGCGAGCCGGGCGCGGTCGACCGCTACCTGGGCTTCCTGCGCGCCGGCAGCTCGCTGCCGGCCATCGACGCGCTGCGCGCCGCTGGCGTCGACCTCACGACCCCGGAGCCCATCGAGCGCGCCTTCGCCGTCCTCGAGGGGCACGTGGCTGAGCTCGAGCGCCTCGCCGGCGCATGA
- a CDS encoding MFS transporter: MLRDGRLQLFLVWVAAYVLSYFYRSANAVIAGDLRDDVGLDAEQLGLMTSLFFLAFAAVQLPLGGALDRWGSRRVVPVMLLAGAAGSATFGLADGFLPLAVGRALLGVGFAGVLMGAVKAFAAWFPPGAFATVSGLFVAIGSAGALMAGTPLALLAGAFGWRAVFAWGGAVVLAAAAAIALLTRDAPPAAGPGERAAGRPAGSGAGASLRAGLEATGPERVADGGEIAPGAAKAASAGLVGVLRDHRFWRISFVNLGLVGAVLAVQGLWAGPYLADVYGLPPVAVGNLLVALGIGVVAGNAVTGWLADTLGRYATVLLAGVLAAAANLVLAAAPPGLSQAALGAAYLALGYSGSFFAVLLGHVRELAAPGALGRAITAVNFFGIAGAMALQWLMGAIVEGGAAVGGYGAAAYRPAFLLTAGLAVVSTLLYLPVAGGRRAARGRRTPAAAEPG; the protein is encoded by the coding sequence GTGCTCCGCGACGGCCGGCTCCAGCTGTTCCTCGTGTGGGTGGCGGCGTACGTGCTGTCGTACTTCTACCGGTCGGCGAACGCCGTCATCGCCGGCGACCTGCGGGACGACGTGGGCCTCGACGCCGAGCAGCTCGGCCTGATGACGAGCCTCTTCTTCCTGGCCTTCGCCGCCGTGCAGCTCCCGCTCGGCGGAGCGCTCGACAGGTGGGGGAGCCGCCGCGTCGTGCCGGTCATGCTCCTCGCGGGCGCCGCCGGCTCGGCGACCTTCGGGCTCGCCGACGGCTTCCTGCCCCTGGCGGTCGGCCGCGCGCTCCTTGGCGTCGGGTTCGCCGGCGTGCTGATGGGCGCGGTCAAGGCGTTCGCGGCGTGGTTCCCGCCCGGAGCCTTCGCGACGGTCTCGGGCCTGTTCGTGGCGATCGGCTCGGCCGGGGCGCTGATGGCGGGCACGCCGCTGGCGCTGCTCGCCGGCGCGTTCGGCTGGCGCGCCGTGTTCGCTTGGGGCGGCGCCGTCGTGCTGGCGGCCGCGGCCGCGATCGCCCTGCTGACCAGGGACGCCCCGCCGGCTGCCGGGCCGGGAGAGCGCGCCGCCGGGCGGCCGGCGGGCTCGGGGGCCGGTGCGTCCCTACGAGCGGGCCTCGAGGCGACCGGGCCAGAGCGCGTCGCCGACGGCGGCGAGATCGCTCCTGGAGCGGCGAAGGCGGCGTCCGCCGGCCTCGTCGGCGTCCTGCGCGACCACCGCTTCTGGCGCATCTCGTTCGTGAACCTGGGGCTCGTCGGCGCCGTGCTGGCCGTGCAGGGCCTGTGGGCCGGGCCCTACCTCGCCGACGTCTACGGCCTCCCGCCCGTGGCCGTCGGCAACCTGCTGGTGGCGCTGGGCATAGGCGTCGTCGCGGGCAACGCCGTCACCGGCTGGCTGGCCGACACCTTAGGCCGGTACGCGACCGTGCTCCTCGCCGGCGTGCTGGCGGCCGCCGCGAACCTGGTGCTGGCGGCGGCCCCGCCGGGGCTGTCGCAGGCGGCGCTGGGCGCCGCGTACCTGGCGCTGGGCTACTCGGGCTCGTTCTTCGCCGTGCTGCTGGGGCACGTCAGGGAGCTGGCCGCGCCCGGGGCGCTCGGGCGCGCCATCACGGCCGTGAACTTCTTCGGCATCGCCGGCGCGATGGCGCTGCAGTGGCTGATGGGCGCGATCGTCGAGGGCGGTGCCGCGGTCGGCGGCTACGGGGCGGCGGCGTACCGGCCCG
- the sppA gene encoding signal peptide peptidase SppA has translation MTPPGRGTSPALREAGRALGNAAARVRDALVAALPGPRPRWAVLELTGRYPERRPPRRLLSLEALASGRRETSLAELAETVDALCRSPSLEGVVLRVHELSVDLAAAYALRRLVARLRGAGKRTVAVAPALDMAGYLVVSAAHEVVVPESAELWVHGSALGATFVADALGRAGIRFEKLAIREYKNAGDELALPAMSEAQRRQYEAVLDGVERYYLGAVGAGRGRPPDEVRRWIEEGVTSAGRALELGMVDRVAYEDEVVGAGYVPAERAAALAPSRPRPPGGRVAVVSLEGTIVTGRSRRSPVPLPIFGGTMAGSETLVRALRAAARDPHTEAVVLHVDSGGGSALASDLIWREVRRIAERMPLVAVMGRLAASGGYYVLAAATRVVASPATLTGSIGVVAGKLVLEEFNERHGLNPEVLRRGRFATLMRTSRGWDDDERGLMERYIAEVYDRFVSRVAAGRRLSRERVDEIGRGRIWTGLDALEVGLVDELGDVRHAIALAKELAGLHEDADVWDVHAPARLVLPAGEGPEEALASVAPLLAERALLVPDVSLRLR, from the coding sequence ATGACCCCGCCGGGCCGGGGGACGTCACCGGCGCTGCGCGAGGCCGGGCGAGCCCTCGGCAACGCCGCGGCGCGGGTGCGCGACGCCCTCGTCGCCGCGCTGCCCGGTCCGCGCCCGCGCTGGGCGGTGCTCGAGCTCACCGGGCGCTACCCGGAGCGCAGGCCCCCGCGCCGGCTACTCTCCCTCGAGGCCCTCGCCTCCGGCCGGCGCGAGACCTCGCTCGCCGAGCTGGCCGAGACCGTGGACGCGCTGTGCCGCTCCCCGTCGCTGGAGGGCGTCGTGCTGCGCGTTCACGAGCTGAGCGTCGACCTCGCCGCGGCCTACGCCCTGCGGCGCCTCGTCGCGCGCCTACGCGGCGCCGGCAAGCGCACCGTCGCCGTCGCCCCGGCCCTCGACATGGCCGGCTACCTCGTGGTCTCGGCGGCCCACGAGGTCGTCGTGCCCGAGAGCGCCGAGCTGTGGGTGCACGGCAGCGCCCTGGGGGCGACGTTCGTGGCCGACGCGCTGGGGCGCGCCGGCATCAGGTTCGAGAAGCTCGCGATCCGCGAGTACAAGAACGCCGGCGACGAGCTCGCGCTCCCGGCGATGAGCGAGGCGCAGCGCCGCCAGTACGAGGCCGTCCTGGACGGCGTCGAGCGCTACTACCTCGGGGCCGTCGGGGCGGGGCGCGGCCGGCCCCCGGACGAGGTGAGGCGCTGGATCGAGGAGGGCGTGACCAGCGCCGGGCGCGCGCTCGAGCTGGGCATGGTCGACCGCGTGGCCTACGAGGACGAGGTCGTCGGCGCCGGGTACGTGCCCGCGGAGCGGGCGGCGGCCCTCGCGCCGAGCCGGCCGCGCCCGCCTGGCGGACGGGTCGCGGTCGTCTCGCTGGAGGGCACCATCGTCACGGGCCGCTCGCGCCGCTCGCCCGTTCCCCTGCCGATCTTCGGCGGGACCATGGCCGGCAGCGAGACCCTGGTACGGGCACTGCGCGCCGCCGCCAGGGACCCGCACACCGAGGCCGTGGTGCTCCACGTCGACTCCGGCGGCGGCTCGGCGCTGGCGAGCGACCTGATCTGGCGCGAGGTGAGGCGCATCGCCGAGCGCATGCCGCTGGTCGCTGTCATGGGCCGGCTCGCCGCCAGCGGCGGCTACTACGTCCTCGCCGCGGCCACCAGGGTCGTCGCCTCCCCCGCGACCCTGACCGGGTCCATCGGGGTCGTCGCCGGCAAGCTCGTGCTCGAGGAGTTCAACGAGCGCCATGGCCTGAACCCCGAGGTGCTGAGGCGCGGGCGCTTCGCGACCCTCATGCGCACGTCGCGAGGCTGGGACGACGACGAGCGCGGGCTGATGGAGCGCTACATCGCCGAGGTCTACGACAGGTTCGTGAGCCGCGTCGCGGCGGGCCGGCGCCTGAGCAGGGAGCGGGTCGACGAGATCGGTCGCGGGCGCATCTGGACGGGCCTCGACGCGCTGGAGGTCGGCCTCGTCGACGAGCTCGGAGACGTGAGGCACGCGATCGCCCTGGCCAAGGAGCTGGCGGGCCTGCACGAGGACGCCGACGTGTGGGACGTCCACGCGCCCGCCCGGCTGGTCCTGCCGGCCGGCGAGGGGCCGGAGGAGGCGCTCGCGTCCGTGGCCCCCCTGCTCGCCGAGCGCGCGCTGCTGGTGCCAGACGTGTCGCTGCGGCTCCGCTAG